One Streptomyces lincolnensis genomic region harbors:
- a CDS encoding GDSL-type esterase/lipase family protein, with translation MKRFRTLITTALVIALSSLGVSAASADDTAANCTGASRAGTQVARTAAAPVTVWLAGDSTMANPSAGRPCPAGWGSQFDALFNSDVTVKNQAVGGRSIQTWLYEGNVSGTKGSDGECRLTSSTYSSRWQAMLNASTGMKAGDYLFIQFGINDSSSTCPRHVGPARYQQLMTQMVQAALARGAHPVLLTPVAAITCSGGTATKNRGFVNETFAVGSATRTPVVDLQSLSVALYNNLRFCPNNGDYGSGPVGAFFCNDHTHFEAYGAQRIAGLVAGDIRRQNHPLATYLR, from the coding sequence ATGAAGAGATTCCGCACGCTCATCACCACCGCGCTGGTGATCGCCCTGTCGAGCCTCGGTGTCAGTGCCGCCTCGGCGGACGACACCGCCGCCAACTGCACCGGAGCCTCCCGCGCCGGGACTCAGGTTGCACGAACCGCGGCCGCACCGGTCACCGTGTGGCTGGCCGGTGACTCCACCATGGCCAACCCGAGCGCCGGCCGCCCTTGTCCGGCCGGCTGGGGCAGCCAGTTCGACGCCCTGTTCAACAGCGACGTGACCGTCAAGAACCAGGCCGTGGGCGGCCGCAGCATCCAGACCTGGCTGTACGAGGGGAACGTGAGCGGCACCAAGGGCTCCGACGGTGAGTGCCGCCTCACCTCCAGCACGTACTCGTCACGCTGGCAGGCGATGCTGAACGCGAGCACCGGGATGAAGGCCGGCGACTACCTGTTCATCCAGTTCGGCATCAACGACTCCTCCTCGACCTGCCCCCGGCACGTCGGCCCGGCCCGCTACCAGCAGCTGATGACCCAGATGGTGCAGGCCGCCCTCGCCCGGGGCGCGCACCCGGTGCTGCTCACCCCGGTGGCCGCCATCACCTGCTCCGGCGGCACGGCGACGAAGAACCGGGGCTTCGTCAACGAGACCTTCGCCGTCGGATCCGCCACCAGGACGCCGGTCGTCGACCTTCAGTCGCTGAGCGTCGCCCTCTACAACAACCTGCGCTTCTGCCCGAACAACGGGGACTACGGATCGGGCCCCGTGGGCGCCTTCTTCTGCAACGACCACACCCACTTCGAAGCCTACGGTGCGCAGCGGATCGCCGGTCTCGTCGCCGGAGACATACGACGGCAGAACCACCCGCTGGCCACGTATCTCAGGTAG
- a CDS encoding rhamnogalacturonan acetylesterase, with amino-acid sequence MNLNPLVSLIKDGIVIVMGMTLQRRGRHDARLGAAGLLTLAVLAGIGAAHTAAAAPQALPAGCSGTSPIICRYGVSPGNYEVTVSIGGAAAGQTEMWAEARRLMLPATRTAAGAVATYSFTVNVRQPEGQPTGQGGTGNPGLDLRFAGSNPQVSAVSVQPAAQPLVAYLAGDSTVCDQSTIPYTGWGQMITTAVRAGAVIANYADSGESSGSFLSNSALFPALLSKVKANDPVFIQFGHNDKQTSATAYRNNLTTMITRVRAKGGVPVLVTPPVRRQFNGNRLTPTALHVNGVGVNLPTEMRAVGAAQNVPVVDLTAKSKALVESLGPSASAQLFLRSSVDGVTDNTHFSQYGATQMGGLVLQSIREQNLPLAAHLR; translated from the coding sequence ATGAACCTCAACCCGCTTGTCTCCCTGATCAAGGATGGGATCGTGATTGTAATGGGCATGACATTGCAGCGTCGTGGCAGGCATGACGCCCGACTGGGTGCGGCGGGCCTGCTGACCCTCGCGGTGCTGGCCGGCATCGGCGCCGCGCACACCGCTGCCGCCGCGCCGCAGGCTCTGCCGGCCGGCTGTTCCGGCACCTCGCCGATCATCTGTCGGTACGGGGTCTCGCCGGGCAACTACGAGGTGACGGTCTCCATCGGCGGCGCCGCCGCCGGACAGACCGAGATGTGGGCCGAGGCCCGGCGGCTGATGCTTCCGGCGACGAGAACAGCGGCCGGTGCCGTCGCCACGTACTCGTTCACGGTCAACGTGCGCCAACCGGAAGGTCAGCCCACCGGGCAGGGCGGAACCGGGAACCCCGGTCTGGACCTTCGTTTCGCGGGCTCCAACCCACAGGTCTCGGCCGTCTCGGTTCAGCCGGCGGCCCAGCCGCTGGTCGCCTACCTGGCCGGTGACTCGACCGTGTGCGACCAGTCGACCATTCCGTACACCGGCTGGGGACAGATGATCACAACCGCGGTGCGAGCCGGTGCGGTCATCGCCAACTATGCGGACTCGGGCGAGAGTTCAGGCAGCTTCCTGAGTAACTCGGCGCTCTTCCCCGCGCTGTTGTCGAAGGTCAAGGCGAACGATCCCGTCTTCATTCAGTTCGGCCACAACGACAAGCAGACCAGTGCGACCGCCTACCGGAACAACCTCACCACCATGATCACGCGGGTCCGCGCCAAGGGTGGCGTCCCCGTCCTGGTGACGCCACCGGTCCGCCGGCAGTTCAACGGCAACCGGCTCACGCCCACCGCGCTGCACGTCAACGGCGTCGGCGTGAACCTGCCCACCGAGATGCGCGCGGTCGGCGCGGCGCAGAACGTGCCTGTCGTCGACCTGACCGCCAAGAGCAAGGCGCTGGTCGAGTCCCTCGGCCCGAGCGCCTCCGCGCAGCTCTTCCTCCGCTCCTCCGTCGACGGTGTCACGGACAACACCCACTTCTCGCAGTACGGCGCTACCCAGATGGGCGGGCTGGTGCTCCAGAGCATCCGGGAACAGAACCTGCCCCTGGCCGCCCACCTGCGCTGA
- a CDS encoding glycosyl hydrolase 53 family protein: MSSLQASGSGQVGRRTLLKATTATAGAIAAAAAFAELETPAEAAAGFVKGVDVSWVPQMEARGFSWKNASGQKQDLLTILQGYGIAAVRLRTFVNPSSSPTDGHCGINEVAAFAKRVKAAGMSIMLDYMFGDTWNSVGVQNPPAAWKNMSYSQMLAAMSAYVKQTMTVMKNNDVLPTWVQIGNETNSGICRPVGSVSNPAQMTGLFNAAYTQVKAVSPNSTVCIHLAQPQKYDVMTTFFSRYAAGGGKWDMSVFSSYGSADVAPGIVANMRKISDAYGKPFLQSEFGGRVDRASSTRAALVAYTKALKAEGGQGIFYWEPECMTPFTGYGMGAWDSATNRPTVIMDGFTQA; this comes from the coding sequence ATGTCCTCGCTCCAGGCATCCGGCTCCGGACAGGTCGGCCGCCGCACTCTGCTCAAGGCCACCACCGCGACCGCCGGGGCGATCGCCGCGGCGGCCGCGTTCGCCGAACTCGAGACGCCCGCCGAAGCCGCCGCGGGCTTCGTCAAGGGCGTGGACGTCAGTTGGGTGCCGCAGATGGAGGCGCGTGGTTTCTCCTGGAAGAACGCGAGCGGGCAGAAGCAGGACCTGCTGACCATTCTCCAGGGGTACGGCATCGCCGCCGTGCGGTTGCGTACGTTCGTCAACCCCTCCAGCAGCCCGACCGACGGGCACTGCGGCATCAACGAGGTCGCCGCCTTCGCCAAGCGGGTCAAGGCCGCCGGAATGTCGATCATGCTCGACTACATGTTCGGCGACACCTGGAACTCCGTCGGCGTGCAGAACCCGCCCGCCGCCTGGAAGAACATGAGCTACAGCCAGATGCTCGCCGCGATGAGTGCCTACGTGAAGCAGACGATGACCGTCATGAAGAACAACGACGTGCTGCCCACCTGGGTGCAGATCGGCAACGAGACGAACAGCGGGATCTGCCGCCCCGTCGGCAGCGTCTCCAACCCGGCGCAGATGACCGGGCTGTTCAACGCGGCGTACACCCAGGTCAAGGCGGTGTCCCCGAACTCGACGGTGTGCATCCACCTGGCCCAGCCGCAGAAGTACGACGTGATGACGACGTTCTTCAGCCGCTATGCCGCGGGTGGCGGCAAGTGGGACATGTCGGTGTTCTCCTCCTACGGCAGCGCCGACGTGGCCCCCGGCATCGTGGCGAACATGCGGAAGATCTCCGACGCCTATGGAAAACCGTTCCTTCAGAGTGAGTTCGGGGGCCGGGTGGACAGGGCCTCCTCCACCCGGGCCGCGCTGGTCGCCTACACCAAGGCGCTGAAGGCCGAGGGAGGGCAGGGCATCTTCTACTGGGAGCCGGAGTGCATGACCCCGTTCACCGGCTACGGCATGGGCGCCTGGGACTCCGCCACGAACCGGCCCACCGTCATCATGGACGGTTTCACGCAGGCCTGA
- a CDS encoding PaaX family transcriptional regulator C-terminal domain-containing protein, producing MPNLSNLEEIFSDEGDGVGRVRSPGWQSSVSPQGLAVTLIADYTFPVRAWLPSAAIVALLGEFQVAAGAARTTISRLTRRGVLEASRQGRYSSYRLTSQAAVDLWSGGSSIATFTTQPDTWDGRWTLIAFSVPEAESTRRRALRTALRWRGFAPLYDAVWVSPHPLTPKGRIEVADLARGAVSVFRARQEDLETEANRNPVEAWDLPGIAEHYQTFISRWSSLLPHIGAGDVTGADAVRARTEVMHAYRHFPILDPLLPIGLLPPDWPRSRAREVCVAVYDGLVQQAQDHVRAAATRFAEGPDLDIRAHTIAGMSAGIGHG from the coding sequence TTGCCGAACCTGTCCAACCTTGAGGAGATCTTCTCCGACGAGGGTGACGGCGTCGGCCGCGTGCGGTCGCCCGGCTGGCAGAGCAGCGTGTCACCGCAGGGACTGGCGGTGACCTTGATCGCCGACTACACATTCCCCGTCCGGGCCTGGTTGCCGTCGGCCGCGATCGTCGCGTTGCTCGGCGAGTTCCAGGTGGCCGCAGGCGCCGCCCGTACGACGATCAGCAGGCTGACGCGCCGCGGGGTGCTGGAGGCCAGCCGGCAAGGGCGGTACAGCTCCTACCGGCTGACGTCGCAGGCCGCCGTCGATCTGTGGAGCGGCGGCAGTTCGATCGCCACGTTCACCACGCAACCCGACACCTGGGACGGACGGTGGACCCTGATCGCCTTCTCCGTCCCGGAAGCGGAAAGCACACGGCGGCGCGCACTGCGCACCGCGCTGCGCTGGCGCGGATTCGCACCGCTGTACGACGCGGTCTGGGTGTCGCCGCACCCCCTGACACCCAAGGGGCGGATCGAGGTGGCCGACCTGGCGCGGGGAGCGGTGAGCGTGTTCCGCGCACGCCAGGAGGATCTCGAAACGGAGGCCAACCGCAACCCGGTCGAAGCCTGGGACCTGCCCGGCATCGCTGAGCACTACCAAACCTTCATCAGCCGTTGGAGCAGCCTGCTTCCCCATATCGGCGCCGGTGACGTCACCGGCGCCGACGCGGTACGCGCCCGGACCGAAGTCATGCACGCCTACCGGCACTTCCCCATCCTGGACCCGCTGCTCCCCATTGGGCTGCTGCCGCCCGACTGGCCCCGGTCACGGGCTCGGGAAGTCTGCGTCGCGGTGTACGACGGCCTGGTCCAGCAGGCCCAGGACCACGTCCGCGCCGCGGCAACCCGTTTCGCCGAAGGGCCGGACCTCGACATCAGGGCCCACACGATCGCCGGCATGAGTGCGGGTATCGGCCACGGCTGA
- a CDS encoding acyl-CoA synthetase, with translation MTSTPTNAGTSTPPAGFWAQAMADPGRTVLIAPDGEQWTAGRLHAATNRLVHGLRAAGLGRGDAFAVVLPNGVEMLTAYLAASQAGFYLVPVNHHFVGPEIAWIVADSGAKVLLAHERFAGPARHAADEAGLPATHRYAVGTVEGFRPYAELLDGQPESAPADRTLGWVMNYTSGTTGRPRGIRRPLPGKAPEEAYLGGFLGIFGIRPFDDNVHLVCSPLYHTAVLQFAGASLHIGHRLVLMDKWTPEEMLRLIDREKCTHTHMVPTQFHRLLALPEDVRARYDVSSMRHAIHGAAPCPEHVKRAMLDWWGPCVEEYYAASEGGGAFASAEDWLKKPGTVGKAWPISEIAIFDDDGNRLPPGELGTVYLKMNTGAFSYHKDEAKTRKNRIGDFFTVGDLGVLDEDGYLFLRDRKIDMIISGGVNIYPAEIESVLLSHPAVADAAAFGIPHDDWGEEVKAVVEPAPGHEPGPDLAAAILSHCAEHLAGYKRPRSVDFTTEMPRDPNGKLYKRRLREPYWAGRTRPV, from the coding sequence GTGACGAGTACGCCTACGAATGCGGGCACGAGCACACCTCCCGCGGGCTTCTGGGCGCAGGCCATGGCCGACCCGGGCCGCACGGTCCTCATCGCGCCCGACGGCGAGCAGTGGACCGCCGGCCGTCTGCACGCCGCCACCAACCGCCTCGTCCACGGCCTGCGCGCGGCCGGACTGGGGCGCGGCGACGCCTTCGCGGTCGTCCTGCCCAACGGCGTCGAGATGCTGACCGCCTACCTCGCCGCCAGCCAGGCCGGCTTCTACCTCGTCCCGGTCAACCACCACTTCGTCGGCCCCGAGATCGCCTGGATCGTCGCCGACTCCGGCGCCAAGGTGCTCCTCGCCCACGAGCGCTTCGCCGGCCCCGCCCGACACGCCGCCGACGAGGCGGGCCTGCCGGCCACCCACCGGTACGCCGTCGGCACGGTCGAGGGCTTCCGGCCGTACGCCGAACTCCTCGACGGACAACCGGAGTCGGCGCCCGCCGACCGCACCCTCGGCTGGGTGATGAACTACACCTCGGGCACCACCGGCCGTCCGCGCGGCATCCGGCGCCCGCTGCCCGGCAAGGCGCCCGAGGAGGCCTACCTCGGCGGGTTCCTCGGCATCTTCGGCATCCGGCCGTTCGACGACAACGTGCACCTGGTCTGCTCGCCGCTCTACCACACCGCCGTACTCCAGTTCGCGGGCGCGTCCCTGCACATCGGCCACCGACTCGTCCTGATGGACAAGTGGACGCCCGAGGAGATGCTCCGGCTGATCGACCGGGAGAAGTGCACCCACACACACATGGTCCCGACCCAGTTCCACCGCCTGCTGGCCCTGCCGGAGGACGTCAGGGCCCGCTACGACGTCTCCTCGATGCGGCACGCCATCCACGGCGCCGCACCCTGCCCCGAGCACGTGAAGCGGGCGATGCTCGACTGGTGGGGCCCGTGCGTGGAGGAGTACTACGCGGCCAGCGAGGGCGGCGGTGCCTTCGCGAGTGCCGAGGACTGGCTGAAGAAGCCCGGCACGGTCGGCAAGGCCTGGCCCATCAGCGAGATCGCGATCTTCGACGACGACGGCAACCGGCTCCCGCCCGGTGAACTCGGCACCGTCTACCTCAAGATGAACACCGGCGCCTTCTCGTACCACAAAGACGAGGCCAAGACGCGGAAGAACCGCATCGGTGACTTCTTCACCGTCGGCGACCTCGGCGTTCTCGACGAGGACGGCTATCTCTTCCTGCGCGACCGCAAGATCGACATGATCATCTCGGGCGGGGTCAACATCTACCCGGCCGAGATCGAGTCCGTCCTCCTCTCTCACCCCGCCGTCGCCGACGCCGCCGCCTTCGGCATCCCCCACGACGACTGGGGCGAGGAGGTCAAGGCAGTCGTCGAACCGGCCCCGGGCCACGAACCCGGCCCCGACCTCGCCGCCGCGATCCTCAGCCACTGCGCCGAGCACCTGGCCGGCTACAAGCGGCCCCGCAGCGTCGACTTCACCACCGAGATGCCTCGCGACCCCAACGGCAAGCTGTACAAGCGACGGTTGCGGGAGCCGTATTGGGCGGGGCGGACGCGTCCGGTGTGA
- a CDS encoding NAD(P)H-dependent flavin oxidoreductase produces the protein MQTELSKKLGVEHAVFGFTPFPAVAAAISRAGGFGVLGAVRYTAPDDLKRDLDWIEAHVDGMPYGLDVVMPAKKVEAPENQTLTEADVEAMIPAGHRQFVQDTLAKHGVPELAEGEVSGWRITGWMEQVARSQLDVAFDYPIKLLANALGSPPADVVARAHDQDVLVAALAGSARHARKHQEGGIDIVVAQGYEAGGHTGEIASMVLTPEVVDAVDPLPVLAAGGIGSGQQVAAALALGAQGVWLGSLWLTTTEAELPSPKLIQKLLAAGSGDTVRSRSLTGKPARQLRTEWTDAWDDPDGPGTLPMPLQGLLVAEAVSRIQKYEVEPLLGTPVGQIVGRMTSERSVQAVFDDLTRGFERAVDRINRIAGRSAQ, from the coding sequence ATGCAGACGGAGCTGAGCAAGAAACTGGGAGTCGAGCACGCCGTCTTCGGCTTCACGCCGTTCCCCGCCGTCGCCGCGGCTATCAGCCGGGCCGGCGGCTTCGGCGTGCTCGGCGCGGTCCGCTACACCGCCCCCGACGACCTCAAACGCGACCTCGACTGGATCGAGGCACACGTCGACGGCATGCCCTACGGCCTGGACGTCGTCATGCCCGCGAAGAAGGTGGAAGCCCCGGAGAATCAGACACTGACGGAGGCCGATGTCGAGGCGATGATCCCGGCGGGGCACCGGCAGTTCGTCCAGGACACCCTCGCCAAACACGGCGTGCCCGAACTCGCCGAGGGCGAGGTCTCCGGCTGGCGCATCACCGGATGGATGGAGCAGGTCGCCCGCAGCCAGCTCGACGTCGCCTTCGACTATCCGATCAAGCTGCTCGCCAACGCGCTCGGCTCCCCGCCCGCCGACGTGGTGGCCCGCGCCCACGACCAGGACGTGCTCGTCGCCGCGCTCGCGGGCAGCGCCCGGCACGCCCGCAAGCACCAGGAGGGGGGTATCGACATCGTGGTCGCCCAGGGCTACGAGGCCGGCGGCCACACCGGCGAGATCGCCTCCATGGTGCTGACGCCCGAGGTCGTCGACGCCGTCGACCCGCTGCCCGTCCTGGCCGCCGGCGGTATCGGCAGCGGGCAACAGGTGGCGGCCGCACTGGCCCTGGGAGCCCAGGGTGTGTGGCTGGGCTCCCTGTGGCTGACCACCACCGAAGCCGAGCTCCCCTCGCCGAAACTCATCCAGAAGCTGCTCGCCGCCGGTTCCGGCGACACCGTCCGCTCCCGCTCTCTCACCGGAAAGCCGGCCCGCCAGCTGCGCACCGAGTGGACCGACGCCTGGGACGACCCGGACGGACCCGGCACCCTCCCCATGCCGCTTCAGGGCCTGCTCGTCGCCGAGGCCGTCTCCCGCATCCAGAAGTACGAGGTCGAACCGCTGCTGGGCACGCCCGTCGGCCAGATCGTCGGCCGCATGACCAGCGAACGCAGCGTCCAGGCCGTCTTCGACGACCTCACCCGCGGCTTCGAACGGGCGGTCGACCGCATCAACCGCATCGCCGGAAGGAGCGCCCAGTGA
- a CDS encoding serine hydrolase domain-containing protein, whose protein sequence is MSADTADGGRLTRRQLGRGTLALGGALLIAPLPGSAAAVSGHPATLRYGSPERAGLLPAPLRQLVTDAQAFLDPSPKHPWYAGAVLLAGRGGTVALHEPIGMAVRYRAYDEKTDTGVEFPAEQQIPMAEDTVFDLASVSKLFTSILAVQQIERGALELEGTVASYLPEFGSAGKQDITIRQLLTHTSGFRAWIPLYAAPTHEEKLRLIWNEAPLNPPGSAYLYSDLNLISLQLVLERITGRGLDTLLRDEITAPLGMRRTRYNPPASWRPKVAATEDARKPWSGLDRGLVWGEVHDENAFSLGGIAGHAGVFSTAWDLAVLGRTLLNGGVYGRARILRPESVELMFTDFNTAFPGDEHGLGFELYQHWYMGAMATPRTAGHTGFTGTSLVLDPTTDSFLIVLGNSVHPVRSWRSGSAPRVATANDMARAVPVRPRHGRSAWFSGMAISTTATLALPALDTSPGGARLRCALWWDTEPRADVLALEATTDGGTTWSPLQFTTTRQGDRPQDHPEGTVTGWSGRVWHRLAADLPAARQLAVRWRYTTDRLYVGRGVYVDGPRVESRTGVLFDEARPADAARIEAKGWTASAD, encoded by the coding sequence ATGAGTGCGGACACGGCGGACGGCGGCAGACTGACCCGGCGTCAACTGGGGCGCGGAACACTGGCGTTGGGCGGCGCGCTACTCATCGCCCCGCTGCCGGGGTCAGCGGCGGCAGTGTCCGGGCACCCCGCCACGCTGCGGTACGGCTCACCCGAACGCGCCGGTCTGCTCCCCGCCCCGTTGCGCCAACTGGTCACCGACGCACAGGCGTTCCTCGACCCCTCCCCCAAGCACCCCTGGTACGCGGGCGCCGTCCTGCTCGCCGGGCGTGGCGGCACCGTGGCCCTCCACGAGCCCATCGGCATGGCGGTGCGCTATCGGGCGTACGACGAGAAGACCGACACCGGCGTCGAGTTCCCGGCCGAGCAGCAGATCCCGATGGCCGAGGACACCGTCTTCGACCTCGCCTCGGTGTCGAAGCTGTTCACCTCGATCCTCGCCGTGCAGCAGATCGAGCGCGGCGCGCTGGAGCTGGAGGGGACGGTCGCCTCCTATCTGCCGGAGTTCGGCAGCGCGGGCAAACAGGACATCACGATCCGTCAGCTCCTCACCCACACCTCGGGGTTCCGTGCCTGGATCCCGCTGTACGCGGCACCGACGCACGAGGAGAAGCTGCGGCTCATCTGGAACGAGGCACCCCTCAACCCGCCGGGCTCGGCCTATCTGTACTCGGACCTCAACCTGATCTCGCTCCAGCTGGTGCTGGAGAGGATCACCGGTCGCGGCCTGGACACACTCCTGCGCGACGAGATCACGGCACCCCTCGGCATGCGCCGCACCCGCTACAACCCGCCCGCCTCGTGGCGCCCGAAGGTCGCGGCCACCGAGGACGCCCGCAAGCCCTGGTCCGGCCTCGACCGCGGGCTGGTGTGGGGCGAGGTCCACGACGAGAACGCCTTCAGTCTCGGAGGCATCGCGGGCCACGCCGGGGTCTTCTCCACCGCCTGGGACCTGGCCGTGCTGGGCCGCACGCTGCTCAACGGCGGGGTGTACGGCAGGGCGCGGATCCTGCGGCCGGAGTCGGTGGAGCTGATGTTCACCGACTTCAACACCGCCTTCCCCGGCGACGAGCACGGCCTCGGCTTCGAGCTCTACCAGCACTGGTACATGGGCGCGATGGCCACCCCGCGCACCGCGGGACACACCGGTTTCACCGGCACCTCGCTGGTCCTCGACCCGACGACCGACTCCTTCCTGATCGTCCTCGGCAACTCGGTGCACCCGGTGCGCAGTTGGCGATCCGGTTCCGCTCCCCGGGTCGCCACCGCCAACGACATGGCGCGGGCCGTGCCGGTCCGGCCACGGCACGGCCGTTCCGCCTGGTTCTCCGGGATGGCGATCTCGACGACCGCCACGCTCGCGCTGCCCGCGCTCGACACGTCCCCGGGCGGTGCGCGCCTGCGCTGCGCGCTGTGGTGGGACACCGAACCCCGCGCGGACGTGCTGGCCTTGGAGGCCACGACGGACGGCGGTACGACCTGGAGTCCGCTGCAGTTCACGACCACACGCCAGGGCGACCGGCCGCAGGACCACCCGGAGGGCACGGTCACCGGCTGGTCGGGCCGGGTCTGGCACCGGCTCGCGGCGGATCTGCCGGCCGCCCGGCAGCTCGCCGTGCGCTGGCGGTACACGACCGACCGGCTGTACGTCGGGCGGGGTGTCTACGTCGACGGACCGCGTGTGGAGTCCCGAACCGGTGTTCTGTTCGACGAGGCGCGCCCGGCAGATGCGGCGCGGATCGAGGCGAAGGGCTGGACCGCCTCCGCCGACTGA
- a CDS encoding helix-turn-helix transcriptional regulator, with protein MDRRELADFLRGRRERITPADVGLPAGPRRRTPGLRREEVAQLAYISTEYYTRLEQARGPHPSREVLAQLARALRLSDAERDHLHHLAGTPPAPPSGPSREVRQSIVDLLHRLPRAAAIVISATYEVLAWNDLAAALMEDFSALSRRDRNLVRRAFLGPHPHGRRLYGVSDGQEFAHSSVQHLRAASARYPDDPELAGLVAELQAGSEEFARLWAAHDVTARPTLCKTFDHPLVGPVAVNCDVLDITDRDQRVVIYTAVPGSPSEEALRLLSVVGTQRLDVPG; from the coding sequence GTGGACCGACGAGAACTGGCCGACTTCCTGCGCGGCAGGCGCGAGCGCATCACCCCCGCCGACGTCGGGCTGCCCGCCGGGCCACGCCGCCGCACCCCGGGCCTGCGCCGCGAGGAGGTGGCGCAGCTGGCGTACATCTCCACCGAGTACTACACCCGCCTGGAGCAGGCCCGCGGCCCGCACCCGTCCCGCGAGGTGCTGGCCCAACTCGCCCGCGCGCTGCGGCTGTCGGACGCCGAACGCGACCACCTCCACCACCTCGCCGGCACTCCGCCGGCCCCGCCGTCCGGCCCTTCGCGCGAAGTACGGCAGAGCATCGTCGACCTGCTGCACCGGCTTCCGCGGGCCGCCGCGATCGTCATCTCGGCGACCTACGAGGTGCTCGCCTGGAACGACCTGGCCGCGGCGCTCATGGAGGACTTCTCCGCACTCTCCCGCCGTGACCGCAACCTCGTCCGGCGCGCCTTCCTCGGACCCCACCCGCATGGCCGGCGACTGTACGGCGTGTCGGACGGGCAGGAGTTCGCACACTCCTCGGTGCAGCACCTACGTGCTGCCTCCGCCCGCTACCCCGACGATCCCGAACTGGCCGGCCTGGTGGCGGAACTCCAGGCAGGCAGCGAGGAGTTCGCCCGGCTGTGGGCCGCCCACGACGTCACCGCCCGCCCCACGCTCTGCAAGACCTTCGACCACCCCCTGGTCGGTCCCGTCGCCGTGAACTGCGACGTCCTGGACATCACCGACCGCGACCAGCGGGTCGTGATCTACACCGCGGTGCCGGGCTCGCCGTCCGAGGAGGCGCTGCGGCTGCTGTCGGTCGTGGGCACCCAGCGGCTGGACGTCCCCGGCTGA
- a CDS encoding SDR family NAD(P)-dependent oxidoreductase has translation MTNATTTALLADKVAFVTGAGRGIGAAAARLFAREGARVLLAARTEAQLKAVTEEIRAAGGTADHVRCDLSDPESVRAAVDRAVELYGRLDVAFNNGATIQRPGPMDELPESDFDHVLAVNLKGPWLAMNAEIAAIRATAGTGAIVNNSSVGSLMANPWLPVYGAAKRAVNSLTASAAATYGPEGIRVNAIAPGTTLTEMIDEWETSSPGIVDQLTARTPLGRAAAPEEIAQAAAWLLSDRASYVTGTVLRVDGGMQA, from the coding sequence ATGACCAACGCAACCACCACTGCTCTGCTCGCCGACAAGGTCGCCTTCGTCACGGGGGCCGGACGCGGTATCGGCGCGGCGGCCGCCCGTCTGTTCGCCCGGGAGGGCGCTCGCGTGCTGCTGGCGGCCCGCACCGAGGCCCAGCTCAAGGCCGTGACCGAGGAGATCCGCGCGGCGGGCGGCACCGCCGATCACGTCCGGTGCGATCTGTCCGACCCGGAGAGCGTCCGCGCCGCCGTCGACCGGGCCGTCGAGCTGTACGGCAGGCTCGACGTGGCCTTCAACAACGGGGCGACGATCCAGCGGCCCGGGCCGATGGACGAGCTGCCCGAGTCCGACTTCGACCACGTCCTCGCGGTCAACCTCAAGGGCCCCTGGCTGGCCATGAACGCCGAGATCGCCGCGATCCGGGCCACCGCGGGCACCGGCGCGATCGTCAACAACTCCAGCGTCGGCAGCCTGATGGCCAACCCCTGGCTGCCGGTGTACGGCGCGGCCAAGCGGGCGGTGAACAGCCTGACCGCGTCGGCCGCCGCGACGTACGGCCCGGAGGGCATCCGCGTCAACGCCATCGCCCCGGGCACCACGCTGACCGAGATGATCGACGAGTGGGAGACCAGCTCCCCCGGCATCGTCGACCAGCTCACCGCCCGCACCCCGCTGGGCCGCGCCGCCGCCCCGGAGGAGATCGCCCAGGCCGCCGCCTGGCTGCTGAGCGACCGGGCCTCCTACGTCACCGGGACGGTGCTGCGCGTGGACGGCGGCATGCAGGCGTAG